A stretch of Myxococcus hansupus DNA encodes these proteins:
- a CDS encoding ABC transporter substrate-binding protein produces the protein MKAALWALTLLLVACKVEPRPRPPGVLFVSVEQQSAWVRNFNPLFAGAGSRWPTRAGVYECLEIFSPAVGQWTPWLATGHAWSEDRRTLRFTLREGVRWSDGKPFSAHDVAFTFQLLKQHAALDAGGVWRFVEDVRAEDAHTVAFQFSRVYIPGFAELAQQPIVARHVWEKVADPVTFTNPEPVGTGPFTEVTLFRNQVYELGRNPHYWQPGKPAVSALRFLAFPTNDQANLALVEGEVDWAGNFVPAVDRTFVARDPEHHGRWFPLYGSTVFLYPNTTLPPLNDVRVRKALSMALDRERLVEIAMYGYTRPADATALNDAYTAWRDAEAAQGAWVKHDLEAAKRLLDEAGLKEGPDGLRRKADGQPLTLDIEVVGGWSDWVRAGQVVARDLRKLGVQSQLRTYEFGAWYARLQKGEFQLAISWSLDGPTPYTFYKWQISPRTVRPVGEVAAANWHRFGDAEADELLTRFERADSEEEQRALMAAVQRRYSETAPSIPLFPNPSWGESNTKRFTGFPTAQNPYARLSPHAEPDSLLVLTALTPREP, from the coding sequence GTGAAGGCCGCGCTCTGGGCGCTGACACTCCTGCTGGTGGCCTGCAAGGTGGAACCCCGCCCGCGGCCGCCCGGAGTGCTGTTTGTCTCCGTGGAGCAACAGAGCGCCTGGGTGCGCAACTTCAACCCGCTGTTCGCGGGCGCGGGCTCCCGCTGGCCCACGCGCGCGGGCGTGTACGAGTGCCTTGAAATCTTCAGCCCCGCGGTGGGCCAGTGGACGCCGTGGCTGGCCACCGGCCACGCGTGGTCCGAGGACCGCCGCACGCTGCGCTTCACGCTGCGCGAAGGCGTGCGCTGGTCGGACGGGAAGCCCTTCTCCGCGCACGACGTGGCCTTCACCTTCCAGCTCCTCAAGCAGCACGCCGCGCTGGACGCGGGCGGCGTGTGGCGCTTCGTGGAGGACGTGCGCGCGGAGGACGCGCACACGGTGGCCTTCCAGTTCTCCCGCGTCTACATCCCCGGCTTCGCGGAGCTGGCGCAGCAGCCCATCGTCGCCCGCCACGTCTGGGAGAAGGTCGCTGACCCGGTGACGTTCACCAACCCGGAGCCGGTGGGCACCGGGCCCTTCACGGAGGTCACCCTCTTCCGCAACCAGGTCTACGAGCTGGGCCGCAACCCGCACTACTGGCAGCCCGGCAAGCCCGCGGTGTCCGCGCTGCGCTTCCTGGCCTTCCCCACCAACGACCAGGCCAACCTGGCGCTGGTGGAGGGCGAGGTGGACTGGGCGGGCAACTTCGTCCCCGCGGTGGACCGCACCTTCGTGGCCCGCGACCCGGAGCACCACGGCCGCTGGTTCCCGCTCTACGGCAGCACCGTCTTCCTCTACCCCAACACCACCCTGCCCCCGCTGAATGACGTGCGCGTGCGCAAGGCGCTGAGCATGGCGCTGGACCGCGAGCGGCTCGTCGAAATCGCCATGTACGGCTACACGCGGCCGGCGGACGCCACGGCGCTCAACGACGCGTACACCGCCTGGCGCGACGCGGAGGCGGCCCAGGGCGCTTGGGTGAAGCACGACCTGGAGGCGGCGAAGCGGCTCCTGGACGAGGCGGGCCTGAAGGAAGGCCCGGACGGCCTGCGGCGCAAGGCGGATGGACAGCCGCTCACGCTGGACATCGAGGTCGTCGGCGGGTGGTCCGACTGGGTGCGCGCCGGACAGGTGGTGGCCAGGGATTTGCGGAAGCTGGGCGTGCAGTCGCAGCTTCGCACCTACGAGTTCGGCGCGTGGTACGCACGGCTCCAGAAGGGCGAGTTCCAGTTGGCCATCTCCTGGTCCCTGGACGGCCCCACGCCGTACACCTTCTACAAGTGGCAGATTTCCCCGCGCACGGTGCGCCCGGTGGGCGAGGTGGCCGCGGCCAACTGGCACCGCTTCGGTGACGCGGAGGCGGACGAGCTGCTCACGCGCTTCGAGCGCGCGGACTCCGAGGAGGAGCAGCGCGCGCTGATGGCGGCGGTGCAGCGGCGTTACTCCGAAACGGCGCCGTCCATTCCGCTCTTCCCCAACCCCTCCTGGGGCGAGTCCAACACGAAGCGCTTCACCGGCTTCCCCACGGCGCAGAACCCGTACGCGCGCCTGTCCCCCCATGCCGAGCCCGACAGCCTGCTGGTGCTGACGGCGCTCACGCCCCGGGAACCCTGA